One window of the Chitinophaga niabensis genome contains the following:
- the dut gene encoding dUTP diphosphatase, whose amino-acid sequence MHSIQVKIINRSENPLPAYATADAAGMDLRANLEAPITMQPLERTLVPTGLYMELPSGYEAQIRPRSGLAIKQGLTLLNTPGTIDADYRGEIKIIMINLSNEPQTIQHGDRIAQMVVAPFLQAKLEEVKELTDTERGTGGFGHTGKS is encoded by the coding sequence ATGCATAGTATTCAAGTAAAGATCATCAATCGTTCGGAGAATCCGCTTCCTGCATATGCTACGGCTGATGCAGCAGGAATGGACCTGCGCGCAAACCTGGAAGCCCCCATCACCATGCAGCCGCTGGAACGTACACTTGTTCCCACCGGCCTGTACATGGAGCTGCCTTCAGGATATGAAGCACAGATCCGTCCACGCAGCGGCCTCGCCATCAAACAAGGCCTCACACTGCTGAACACTCCCGGCACGATTGATGCAGACTATAGAGGAGAGATCAAGATCATTATGATCAATCTCTCCAATGAACCACAGACCATCCAGCATGGAGACCGTATCGCACAAATGGTAGTAGCACCCTTTTTGCAGGCTAAGCTGGAAGAAGTGAAAGAATTAACCGATACTGAGAGAGGAACGGGTGGTTTCGGCCACACCGGTAAATCCTGA
- a CDS encoding tetratricopeptide repeat protein: protein MRIGVIAITVAAGLLAAACGSQKKVTITVNSAVQQQLQQEVLAQRADSLFFAAQRSKMLGDYKTAITQYSDYIRYNRNNATVYYELSRLFTEVRNPSYALGFARRAAAMDTTNKWFQMSLADAFTMNEMFDSAAYIYDRLVRQSPLDDDLLYNKGMSLSKAKRYSEALQVFDSLESRVGVVEELAYQKQRIFLRLDMVDNATNEIRKLIHQQPAELRYWVMLADTYEASERIPEAKAVYDTILKQDPYHPRALIAMANYEKKNGNEPKYRAHLIKAFSNPDYSIDEKVSFVYPYLQMLETDTTKREEGILLTRLIVESHPNDPKAYALRADMFSQADQPDSALVNYNRSIQLDSTRFSVWYQLMWLYSRQDRSDSLLRVSRHVIEQFPKEFMGYYFNGLANYFKQRYDASITSLNTALTIGGEKRFVADVYALLGDAYHAMGLHTRSDSSYDVVLTMRPRDHIVMNNYSFYLSIRGEKLDKAEQLSRRSLELKPDSPTYMDTYAWILFRLGKYQLAKEWIEKALQNPDAQQDPDVLEHYGDILFNLNEKDKAVQYWQLAKAKGANSIGLARKIAEKRYIKSVDR from the coding sequence ATGCGCATAGGTGTAATCGCTATAACAGTTGCAGCCGGCCTTTTAGCCGCAGCATGTGGAAGTCAGAAAAAAGTGACGATCACAGTGAATAGTGCTGTGCAACAACAACTGCAACAGGAAGTACTGGCGCAACGGGCAGACAGTCTGTTCTTTGCCGCACAACGCTCTAAAATGCTCGGCGATTATAAAACAGCCATTACGCAGTATTCCGACTACATCCGCTACAACCGCAACAACGCCACCGTATATTATGAGCTCAGCCGCCTCTTTACGGAAGTACGCAATCCCTCCTATGCATTAGGTTTTGCACGCCGTGCCGCAGCCATGGACACTACCAATAAATGGTTCCAGATGTCCCTCGCAGATGCATTCACCATGAATGAGATGTTCGACAGTGCTGCATATATCTACGACCGCCTGGTACGCCAAAGCCCGCTGGACGATGATCTGCTTTACAACAAAGGCATGTCCCTTTCCAAAGCCAAACGTTACTCGGAAGCATTGCAGGTGTTCGATAGCCTGGAAAGCAGAGTAGGTGTAGTGGAAGAACTCGCCTATCAGAAACAACGCATTTTCCTAAGGCTGGATATGGTAGATAATGCCACCAATGAGATCCGCAAACTTATTCATCAGCAACCCGCCGAACTACGTTATTGGGTAATGCTCGCAGATACTTACGAAGCCAGCGAACGCATCCCCGAAGCCAAAGCCGTGTATGATACCATCCTCAAACAGGATCCCTATCATCCCCGCGCATTGATTGCCATGGCTAATTATGAGAAGAAGAACGGTAATGAACCAAAATACCGCGCGCATCTTATCAAAGCATTCAGCAATCCGGATTATAGTATAGACGAAAAAGTATCCTTCGTATATCCTTACCTGCAAATGCTGGAAACAGATACCACCAAAAGAGAAGAAGGTATACTGCTCACACGCCTCATTGTGGAATCACATCCCAATGATCCCAAAGCATATGCCCTCAGGGCAGATATGTTCTCCCAGGCAGACCAGCCGGATAGTGCATTGGTGAACTATAACAGATCCATCCAGCTGGACTCTACCCGATTCAGCGTATGGTACCAGCTGATGTGGTTATATTCCCGCCAGGACCGCTCTGATTCATTGCTGCGTGTAAGCCGCCACGTTATAGAACAGTTCCCGAAAGAATTCATGGGATATTACTTTAACGGCCTGGCCAACTATTTCAAACAACGTTACGATGCTTCTATCACCTCCCTCAATACCGCACTGACTATTGGCGGAGAGAAGCGGTTTGTGGCAGATGTATATGCCCTGCTGGGAGATGCTTATCATGCTATGGGCCTGCATACGCGCAGCGACAGTAGTTATGATGTTGTACTCACCATGCGGCCCAGAGACCATATCGTTATGAATAACTACAGCTTTTACCTCTCTATTCGCGGAGAAAAGCTGGATAAAGCAGAACAGCTCAGCCGCCGTTCCCTGGAACTGAAGCCGGATAGTCCTACTTACATGGACACCTATGCCTGGATCTTATTCAGGCTCGGTAAATACCAGCTGGCAAAAGAATGGATCGAGAAAGCCCTGCAAAATCCGGACGCACAGCAGGATCCGGATGTATTGGAGCATTATGGAGATATCCTTTTCAACCTGAACGAAAAAGATAAAGCCGTACAATACTGGCAGCTGGCCAAAGCAAAAGGTGCTAATTCAATCGGCCTCGCCAGGAAAATTGCAGAAAAGCGTTACATCAAGAGTGTTGATCGTTGA